One segment of Eschrichtius robustus isolate mEscRob2 chromosome 3, mEscRob2.pri, whole genome shotgun sequence DNA contains the following:
- the LOC137761228 gene encoding monocarboxylate transporter 1-like isoform X2, with protein MLKKSGDGPISSILVNKYGSRPVMIVGGCLSGCGLIAASFCTTVQELYLCVGVIAGLGLAFNLNPALTMIGKYFYKRRPLANGLAMAGSPVFLSALAPLNQALFAAFGWRGSFLILGGILLNCCVAGALMRPIGPKPTTAGKEKSKESLQEAGKYDANKGAGDANTEVNGRNPPKEKQSIFQTVNKLLDLSLFKHRGFLLYLSGNVIMSFALATPLVFLSNYAKSQHHSSEKAAFLLSILAFVDMVARPSMGFVANTKWIRPRIQYFFAASIIANGVCHTLVPLSSSYIGFCLYAGFLGFAFGWFGAVLFETLMDLVGSQRFSSAVGLVTIVECCPILLGPPILGRLSDIHGDYKYTYWACGIILIVAGIYLCIGMGIHYQLEAKEQKAEAKQKKESKEMEPKEVIKGAESPELKGTEGEPKEEKFSG; from the exons ATGTTGAAGAAAAGTGGTGATG GTCCTATCAGCAGTATCCTGGTGAATAAATATGGCAGTCGTCCAGTTATGATTGTTGGCGGCTGCTTGTCAGGCTGTGGCTTGATTGCGGCTTCTTTCTGTACCACTGTGCAGGAACTTTACTTGTGTGTCGGAGTCATTGCAG GTCTTGGGCTTGCCTTCAACTTGAATCCAGCTCTGACCATGATTGGCAAGTATTTCTACAAGAGGCGACCATTAGCAAATGGACTAGCCATGGCAGGCAGCCCTGTGTTCCTCTCCGCCCTGGCCCCCCTCAACCAGGCTCTTTTTGCTGCCTTTGGCTGGAGAGGAAGCTTCCTAATTCTTGGAGGCATCCTACTAAACTGCTGTGTGGCTGGAGCCCTGATGAGACCAATAGGGCCCAAGCCAACAACTGCAGGGAAAGAGAAGTCTAAAGAATCCCTTCAGGAAGCTGGAAAATATGATGCAAACAAGGGGGCAGGTGATGCAAATACAGAAGTTAATGGCAGAAACCCCCCAAAGGAGAAACAATCCATTTTTCAAACAGTTAACAAACTTCTGGACTTATCCCTATTCAAACACAGAGGCTTTCTGCTGTACCTCTCTGGGAATGTGATAATGTCTTTTGCGCTGGCTACACCTTTAGTCTTTCTTAGTAATTATGCCAAGAGTCAACATCACTCTAGTGAGAAGgctgccttccttctttccattctGGCTTTTGTTGACATGGTAGCCAGACCTTCTATGGGATTTGTAGCCAACACAAAGTGGATAAGACCTCGAATTCAGTATTTTTTTGCTGCTTCTATTATTGCAAATGGAGTGTGTCATACGCTAGTACCCTTATCCTCTAGCTATATAGGGTTCTGTCTTTATGCGGGATTCCTTGGATTTGCTTTTGGGTGGTTTGGCGCCGTGTTGTTTGAAACGCTGATGGACCTCGTTGGATCCCAGAGGTTCTCCAGTGCTGTGGGATTGGTGACCATTGTGGAATGCTGTCCTATTCTCCTGGGGCCACCGATTTTAG GTCGTCTCAGTGACATACACGGAGACTACAAATATACATACTGGGCATGTGGCATAATCCTTATTGTCGCAGGCATCTATCTCTGCATTGGCATGGGCATCCATTATCAACTTGAGGCAAAAGAACAGAAGGCAGAGGCGAAGCAGAAAAAGGAAAGTAAAGAGATGGAACCAAAAGAAGTTATTAAAGGTGCGGAATCTCCAGAACTGAAAGGCACAGAAGGAGAACCCAAAGAGGAGAAATTTTCAGGCTGA